The Akkermansia muciniphila genome includes the window TGCCATCCAGGCACAAAAAAGGGCGGGAGTTCCCGCCCTTTTCCTTCTGCCGTCAGGCAGTAAAAACTTACTTGGTCTCTTCCTTGGTTTCCACCGGCTTTTCCGCTTCCACGTCAATGGGCTGGGAAAGCTCGGGGGAGGGGCGGGTTTCCGGCTTGGAAGCGGAAGCATCGCTCACGGTTTCCTTTTCCGTCTTCAACAGCTCCTCTTCAAACTCGGACTTGGCCTTCTTGAACTCTCCCAGGCTCTTGCCCAGGCCGCGGGCGAATTCCGGGAGTTTCTTAGCGCCGAACAGCAGGAAAACGATCACCAGAATGGCGATAATCTCCGGCGTTCCCAGACCAAAAATAGCTAACGTGTTCATCATGGAGTGCTACGGTGTTTTTAACAGATTTTTTTCATGACGGATACTCCATAATACGCTTCATGCGTCATCAGAGGATTCCTGTTCCTGTTTTTGCTGCTCCGCAAGCCTTCTGACGGCAAAACGGTGGAAACGCCAAACGACCAGGAAGATCACCAGGAAAAGCGCAGGGAAGACAATCACCAGAATGGCGATAATCTCCGGCGTTCCCAGTCCAAAAATAGCTAACGTATTCATCATGGAGTGCTATGGTGTTTTTAACAGATTTTTTCATGCCGGATACCTCATAA containing:
- the tatA gene encoding Sec-independent protein translocase subunit TatA/TatB, whose amino-acid sequence is MMNTLAIFGLGTPEIIAILVIVFLLFGAKKLPEFARGLGKSLGEFKKAKSEFEEELLKTEKETVSDASASKPETRPSPELSQPIDVEAEKPVETKEETK